The sequence below is a genomic window from Cobetia sp. cqz5-12.
TGTGAATGGGCCAATGCGCTCAAGAGCCCCGAGAAGCTCAAACGCTTCCGCAATTACGTGAATGATCAGCGCCCCGACCCGGCCGTGGTCAACATCGTCGAACGCGACCAGATCCGCCCCGCCAGCCGCGATGAACTGGCCAGTGGCAATCTGATCACCAGCGACGGTGGCGCACGCGAAGCAGTGGCAGAACATCAGCCTCAGTCAACGACCCACCTGGCCACGGAGGTACGCTCATGACATCGCCTGCACCTGCCACGACATGGAATATTGCATCGCCCCACTCCGCCACGGCGACATCACCCCATCGCTGGGTGACACTCTGTCAGCGCGAGGACCTGGTGCCGGGCTCCGGCGTCGCCGCCTGGCTTGAGGCGGATGGCCAGGCCTGCCAGATCGCCCTGTTCACGCTGCCGGCCACAGCCGATAGCGACGACCTCACGCTGTTCGCCATCGACCATCATGACCCGGTGTCAGGCGCCAACGTGATTGCCCGCGGCCTGCTGGGCGATCACGCCGGAGAGCCATTGGTGATCTCGCCGCTCTACAAGCAGCGCTATCGACTCAGTGATGGCCAATGTCTTGACGACGACACGCTCGCATTGACGGTGTGGCCTGTGCGTCTGGCTGGCGGCGAGGTACAGATACAGTGCTAGCGGGCGGGCGATGCCTGCTAGCCACACCCGCTATCCACACCCGCTATCCACACCCGCAAGCCACATAAGTTATTGATGACGTACGCATATGGTCGAAAAACGGCACATATTTGGTGCACGGCCATGCTGCAACGCACCATGAATCACCCAACAGTGCGCACGCCACGACTCAGCTGACCGCCACTTGGCAGGCCAGGAACGGACAAAAATTCCTCAAGCTATTGTTTTTATTGAGGATGTTGAAAACCTGGCATCGAGCATGCAATCAATACAGCGAGATGGCAAATGGCGGCTATCTCGCATGGCGTGCTCATTGCTGAGTCGAGGATCCGGGACCGGCGTATCCCCCTCGATATACAATGGCATTTAAGTCCACCCACTTGGGTGGACTTTTTTTATGCCTGACGTCATCGGCAAGTCATTGATGCCTTTGCTTCAGAGCACGATGGGCCGCTCACTCCTTCTTGTTGATCTCCCTTCGTGCTTCTCGCTTTTCCTTCTCGCCGCCTCGCCACTCATTTTTCTTCCCGCTGCTGACGACGCGCAATCCAGCGCTGACATTCCCCGATGATGCCGCTGCGGAAGCTGAGCACGCAGACCACGAAGATGGCGCCCAGTATCACGCTGACCCAATCCCCCAGCGCGGATTGCGCCAACTGATGCTGCAGCCCGATGACCAGCCCGGAACCCACCAATGGCCCGAGCAGCGTGCCGACGCCGCCCAGCAACGTCATCAGGATCACCTCCCCCGACATGTGCCAGCTGGCATCGCCCAGCGAGGCGAGCTGGAAGACAAGCGTCTTGGTCGCTCCCGCCAGACCCGCCAGACCCGCCGACAGCACGAAGGCCACCAGCTTGTAGGCATCGGTGTGATAACCCAGCGAGATGGCGCGCGGTTCATTCTCGCGGATGGCCTTCAGCACCTGACCGAAGGGCGAATGCACCACACGGCGGATCAGGGCAAAGGCCGCCACGAAGATCGCGAACACGACGTAATAGAGAGTGTGATTGTTCGCCAGATCGAACACGCCGAACAGCTCACCGCGCGGCACGCCATGCAGGCCATCTTCCCCATGGGTGAACGGCGCCTGGATGAAGAAGAAGAACATCATCTGGGCCAGGGCCAGCGTGATCATCGCGAAGTAGATGCCCTGTCGTCGGATGGCCAGCGCCCCGAACAGCGTCCCCAGCACTACCGCGCCAAGAGTCCCCGCCACGATGCCCAGCGCGGGGCTCAGCCCCGGATACTCCGCGAGCAGAAAGCCGGTGATGTAGGCGCCCGTGGCCAGAAAGGCGGCGTGCCCGAAGGACAGCAGCCCCACGAAGCCGAGCAGCAGATTGAAGGCGCTCGCGAACAGCGCAAAGCACAGAATCTTCATCAGAAAGACGGGATAGGCGACCCAAGGTGCCAGCAGCCCGAGCAGGAACAGCACGAGATACAGCATGCCTAGCGGGGTGATTCTGCGCGGCGCGCTGCCTGCACGCGCGGCCTGGTGATCCTGTTGCAGTACGGCCATGTCAGGCCTCCTTTCCGAACAGCCCGGCGGGGCGAAGCATCAACACCATCACCATCACCACGAAGATCACGGTATTGGCGGCCTCGGGATAGAACACCTTGGTCAGCCCCTCGATCAGCCCCATCGCGAGCCCGGTGAGGATGGCGCCGAGAATCGAGCCCATCCCGCCGATGACCACCACCGCGAACACCACGATCAGCAGGCTCGAGCCCATGGTCGGCGAGACGGGATACAAGGGCGCGGCCAGCACGCCGGCGAAGGCGGCCAGCGCCACGCCCAGTCCGTAGGTCAGTGACACCATCAAGGGCACATTGATGCCGAAGGCCTGCACCAGCTCAGGATTCTCGGTTCCCGCGCGCAGATAGGCACCGAGGCGCGTGCGCTCGATCAGGAACCAGACGCCAAAGCAGACCACCAACGCCGCCACCAGCACCCAGGCGCGATAGGTGGGCAGGAACATGAAGCTCAGCTTGAAGCCGCCACTCAGCGCCTCGGGAATCGGGTAGCTCGACCCCGAGACACCGAACAGATTCACCAGCGTGCCCTCGAGGATCAGCGCCAGCCCGAAGGTCAGCAGCAGGCCATAGAGGTGATCAAGATGCTGGATGCGCCGCAGCAGGAAGCGCTCGACAACAATGCCCAACGCACCCACCACCAGCGGCACCACGATCAGCGCCGTCCAGTAGTTGAGCCCCAGATATTGCGCTCCCAGCAGCGCCGCGAAGGCGCCCAGCATGTACTGGGCACCATGCGCGAAGTTGATGATGCGCAACAGACCGAAGATCACCGCCAGCCCAAGACTCAGCAATGCATAGAAGGCACCGTTGATCAGCCCCAGCATCAGCTGACCGAACAGCACCATCAGGGGTATTCCAAGAATCATGGTCATCCGCACATTCCTTTTCAGCGCCCATTCGCCTCAGCCGCTCGGCGCTGCCGATCATCTGACCGGCAGCGCCATGCCATACGTCTCAGCGACTCGACTGACGTTCAGCTTCAGCCCTTGACCAGCTCGCACTGGCTGTCCGCCAGCGGTCGGTAGGCTTCAGCGCCTGGAATGGTGCGGATCACGTCATAGACATCCCACTCGCCTTGGGACTCGGAGGGCGCCTTGACCTTGACCAGATACATGTCGTGCACCATGCGCCCGTCGGCACGGATGGTGCCGTTGTTGGCGAACATGTCGTTGACCGGCGTCTCGCCCATCTTGGCGCGCACGGTGGCGGTGTCATCGCTGCCGGTGGCCGCGACCGCATTCAGGTAATGCAGGGTGCTGGAGTAGATACCGGCCTGCACCATGGTCGGCATGCGCGCATTGCGCTCGTGATAACGCTGCGACCAGACACGTGTCTCGTCGTTGAGGTCCCAGTACCAGCCGGTGGTCAGCTGCAGCCCCTGAGCCACCTCAAGCCCCAGCGCGTGCACGTCGTTGAGGAAGATCAACAGCCCCGCCAGCGACTGCCCGGCCTGTACCACGCCGAACTGGCTCGCCGTGGTCAGCGCATTGACGGTGTCCGACCCGGCATTGGCCAGTCCGACGATCTTGGCTCCGGAGCCCTGCGCCTGCAGGATGTAGGAGGAGAAATCACTGGTCGGGAACGGA
It includes:
- the nirD gene encoding nitrite reductase small subunit NirD, giving the protein MTSPAPATTWNIASPHSATATSPHRWVTLCQREDLVPGSGVAAWLEADGQACQIALFTLPATADSDDLTLFAIDHHDPVSGANVIARGLLGDHAGEPLVISPLYKQRYRLSDGQCLDDDTLALTVWPVRLAGGEVQIQC
- a CDS encoding branched-chain amino acid ABC transporter permease, with the protein product MLYLVLFLLGLLAPWVAYPVFLMKILCFALFASAFNLLLGFVGLLSFGHAAFLATGAYITGFLLAEYPGLSPALGIVAGTLGAVVLGTLFGALAIRRQGIYFAMITLALAQMMFFFFIQAPFTHGEDGLHGVPRGELFGVFDLANNHTLYYVVFAIFVAAFALIRRVVHSPFGQVLKAIRENEPRAISLGYHTDAYKLVAFVLSAGLAGLAGATKTLVFQLASLGDASWHMSGEVILMTLLGGVGTLLGPLVGSGLVIGLQHQLAQSALGDWVSVILGAIFVVCVLSFRSGIIGECQRWIARRQQREEK
- a CDS encoding branched-chain amino acid ABC transporter permease, with amino-acid sequence MTMILGIPLMVLFGQLMLGLINGAFYALLSLGLAVIFGLLRIINFAHGAQYMLGAFAALLGAQYLGLNYWTALIVVPLVVGALGIVVERFLLRRIQHLDHLYGLLLTFGLALILEGTLVNLFGVSGSSYPIPEALSGGFKLSFMFLPTYRAWVLVAALVVCFGVWFLIERTRLGAYLRAGTENPELVQAFGINVPLMVSLTYGLGVALAAFAGVLAAPLYPVSPTMGSSLLIVVFAVVVIGGMGSILGAILTGLAMGLIEGLTKVFYPEAANTVIFVVMVMVLMLRPAGLFGKEA
- a CDS encoding ABC transporter substrate-binding protein, whose translation is MMGSLLSAGITQADISDGVIKIGYLADMSGTYRDLAGPGGLDALKMAVEDFGGSVNGMPIEVLSADDRNSADVGANTVRGWIDQQNVDMVAGLVASSVSIAVTRILAEQDTLGIVSGSAASSITNEHCTPNHVHWVYDTYPLAHGTAKAIVDEGGDSWFLLTADYAFGHALEGDVEKVVNENGGTIVGKVRHPFPTSDFSSYILQAQGSGAKIVGLANAGSDTVNALTTASQFGVVQAGQSLAGLLIFLNDVHALGLEVAQGLQLTTGWYWDLNDETRVWSQRYHERNARMPTMVQAGIYSSTLHYLNAVAATGSDDTATVRAKMGETPVNDMFANNGTIRADGRMVHDMYLVKVKAPSESQGEWDVYDVIRTIPGAEAYRPLADSQCELVKG